Proteins found in one Sporosarcina sp. FSL K6-3457 genomic segment:
- a CDS encoding KinB-signaling pathway activation protein — translation MTIRNWIKFFFNALLIGGIVTAVMGLIVRWEFFSQYLTNGEIWQFTGALLWMVFLGFTMSVVAQMGFFAYLTIHQFGVNMFKTLTLWNWVQLLIIAVVLFDLIFFRFRLTSGETGRTLLYLTLLVSLIGVSAITAYFKAKWTKKHTLISAFFFMIVVTTLEWLPALMVRSGNIDSWVTILLFPLLAVNAYQLLSLPKYNRQSDEDKAKQEERKKARKKVASASKAK, via the coding sequence GTGACAATACGAAATTGGATAAAATTCTTTTTTAATGCGTTATTAATCGGAGGAATTGTGACAGCGGTAATGGGATTGATTGTCCGCTGGGAGTTCTTTTCGCAATATTTAACGAATGGTGAGATTTGGCAATTCACTGGAGCTCTACTTTGGATGGTTTTCCTTGGATTCACGATGAGTGTCGTTGCACAAATGGGTTTCTTTGCCTACTTAACGATTCATCAATTCGGTGTCAATATGTTTAAGACATTGACGTTGTGGAATTGGGTTCAGCTGTTGATCATAGCGGTTGTCTTATTTGACCTTATTTTCTTCAGATTCCGTCTGACCTCTGGTGAGACAGGACGGACGTTGCTGTATCTTACTTTACTAGTATCACTTATCGGTGTGTCCGCTATAACCGCTTATTTTAAAGCGAAATGGACGAAGAAGCATACGTTGATTTCAGCCTTTTTTTTCATGATTGTTGTAACAACACTTGAATGGTTACCGGCATTGATGGTACGTTCAGGTAATATCGATTCGTGGGTGACGATTTTGCTTTTCCCGCTACTTGCGGTGAATGCTTACCAACTTTTATCACTTCCGAAGTACAATAGGCAGTCTGATGAGGACAAGGCGAAGCAAGAAGAACGTAAAAAAGCACGAAAAAAAGTTGCATCCGCTTCCAAAGCGAAATAA
- a CDS encoding putative bifunctional diguanylate cyclase/phosphodiesterase: MIQELIRHGGSRSEEKILRDIAHALDQSAILAITDRTGKIIYANELFTKISQYSTEELIGTTHRIVNSGYHPLEFFRNMWATIGRGKTWRGEIRNKAKDGSYYWVDTIIVPFFNEKGKPYQYISIRYDITSRKESEQMTQDLVYYDQLTNLPNRTSVRKMLNEEVTKATDTGVNLAFVYLNIDRFRYVNDSFGHEAGDYVLSVIAKRLKDMLQGKHIIGRLSGDEFALLLKNIKDAEHAEQMTQEVKQCLEEPIELMGQSHVPSVSFGIALYPEHATKSSELVMKAEKALSSAKSHGGSGFEMYQHGTATKTLERILLENELRKSVQLGHFNLDYQPKVNLTTGELTGVEALVRWNHPDLGRIPPDRFIPVAEETKIILPLGEWILREACTQAKKWQDSGYQPFRTAINMSAVQLEESTIVKTITEILDETGITPNLIEIELTESAFANRKDMRKTVREIRELGITVSIDDFGTGYSTFSYIQELPADILKIDMSFIREIHESEESRAIVGAIVTLADIVGLNVIAEGVEFGEQVAILKELGCREGQGYYYNKPISPEGCESFMKKA; the protein is encoded by the coding sequence ATGATACAAGAACTAATTCGCCATGGTGGTAGCCGTAGCGAGGAGAAAATACTTAGGGATATTGCACATGCACTGGATCAGTCTGCTATTTTGGCGATTACAGATCGTACAGGGAAAATTATATATGCGAATGAGTTATTCACGAAAATATCACAATATAGCACGGAGGAATTGATTGGCACCACTCATCGAATTGTCAACTCTGGCTATCACCCCCTTGAATTCTTTAGAAATATGTGGGCAACGATAGGGCGGGGAAAGACGTGGCGTGGAGAAATTCGCAATAAGGCAAAAGATGGATCTTATTATTGGGTAGATACAATCATCGTTCCGTTTTTTAATGAAAAAGGGAAGCCCTATCAATATATATCGATTCGGTATGACATTACATCACGCAAAGAGTCTGAGCAAATGACGCAGGATCTTGTGTACTATGATCAATTGACGAATTTACCGAACAGGACTTCAGTTCGCAAAATGTTGAACGAAGAGGTGACGAAGGCGACTGACACTGGGGTGAATTTAGCCTTTGTTTATCTGAATATCGATCGCTTTCGTTATGTGAATGACTCATTTGGTCATGAGGCAGGTGATTACGTTTTGTCGGTTATTGCAAAAAGGTTAAAGGACATGCTTCAAGGAAAACATATCATAGGAAGGCTCTCAGGTGATGAGTTTGCGCTGCTGTTAAAAAACATAAAGGATGCCGAACATGCTGAACAAATGACGCAGGAAGTTAAACAATGCCTTGAGGAACCGATTGAGTTGATGGGGCAGTCGCATGTACCGTCAGTAAGTTTTGGTATAGCACTTTACCCTGAACATGCTACGAAATCATCTGAGTTGGTCATGAAAGCGGAAAAAGCGCTCAGTAGTGCGAAGTCCCATGGCGGTAGTGGTTTTGAAATGTACCAACATGGTACGGCTACTAAAACATTGGAACGGATTTTATTGGAAAATGAGTTGAGGAAAAGTGTGCAGCTCGGTCATTTTAATCTTGATTATCAACCGAAGGTGAATTTGACGACGGGCGAACTGACTGGAGTTGAGGCGCTTGTCAGATGGAATCACCCTGATCTTGGAAGGATACCACCTGATCGATTCATTCCAGTGGCGGAAGAGACAAAAATTATCCTTCCACTTGGAGAATGGATTTTACGCGAAGCTTGCACGCAGGCTAAAAAGTGGCAAGATAGCGGATATCAGCCCTTTAGGACGGCTATTAATATGTCTGCTGTCCAATTGGAAGAGTCGACGATTGTCAAAACAATTACAGAAATTCTTGATGAAACCGGAATTACACCAAATTTGATCGAAATTGAGTTAACTGAAAGTGCATTTGCGAATCGGAAAGATATGCGGAAGACGGTTCGGGAAATAAGGGAACTAGGTATTACTGTGTCGATTGATGATTTTGGAACAGGCTATAGTACATTTAGCTATATTCAAGAGTTACCTGCCGATATATTGAAAATCGATATGTCTTTTATTCGAGAGATACACGAGAGTGAAGAGAGTCGAGCGATAGTCGGGGCGATTGTGACCTTGGCGGATATAGTGGGCCTGAATGTCATCGCAGAAGGTGTTGAGTTCGGAGAACAAGTCGCTATTTTGAAAGAATTGGGCTGTCGTGAGGGGCAAGGTTATTATTACAACAAGCCGATATCTCCAGAGGGTTGCGAATCCTTTATGAAAAAAGCATGA
- the rocF gene encoding arginase encodes MEQLAISIIGVPLDFGQSRRGVDMGPSAIRYAGAVGRIEAIGHQVMDEGDIQVDVAKRKEHSDSTLKNLDEVIQANTALAMKVAEVVEAGRFPLVLGGDHSIAIGTLAGLSDKYSNLGVIWYDAHADLNTAETSPSGNIHGMPLAASIGLGHEGLVNLYSAKQKIKPENVIIIGARSVDPGERQLIKEQGIKVFTMHEIDRDGMTAVMEEVIAYLRSRDVDGVHLSLDLDGLDPLYTPGVGTPVPGGISYRESHLAMEMLEDSGLITSAEFVEVNPILDEKNKTADVAVGLMGSLFGEKLL; translated from the coding sequence ATGGAGCAACTAGCTATTTCAATTATTGGGGTACCGCTTGATTTTGGTCAAAGTCGCCGCGGGGTAGATATGGGGCCGAGTGCTATTCGTTATGCGGGTGCTGTCGGAAGAATTGAAGCGATTGGTCACCAAGTGATGGATGAAGGGGATATCCAAGTAGATGTTGCGAAGCGCAAGGAGCATAGCGATTCGACATTGAAAAACTTGGATGAGGTTATTCAAGCGAATACGGCACTTGCGATGAAGGTGGCGGAAGTGGTCGAGGCAGGTAGATTCCCACTTGTATTAGGTGGAGATCATAGTATCGCTATCGGAACACTAGCGGGTCTTTCTGATAAATACAGCAATCTTGGCGTTATTTGGTACGATGCACATGCTGACTTGAATACAGCAGAGACATCACCGTCAGGCAATATTCATGGTATGCCACTTGCTGCTAGTATCGGGCTTGGACATGAGGGTCTCGTTAATTTATATAGTGCAAAGCAGAAGATTAAGCCGGAGAATGTGATTATCATCGGAGCGCGTTCTGTTGATCCGGGTGAACGTCAATTGATCAAAGAGCAAGGCATTAAAGTATTCACGATGCATGAAATCGATCGTGATGGGATGACGGCGGTTATGGAAGAGGTGATTGCTTATTTGCGTTCACGGGATGTCGATGGTGTGCATCTGTCCCTCGATCTTGATGGACTTGACCCGCTATACACGCCGGGAGTTGGAACGCCGGTACCAGGTGGCATCAGTTACAGAGAAAGCCATTTGGCAATGGAAATGTTAGAAGACTCTGGACTGATTACTTCAGCTGAATTTGTGGAAGTGAATCCGATTTTGGATGAAAAGAATAAAACAGCAGACGTCGCAGTTGGTTTAATGGGCTCGTTATTCGGAGAAAAATTACTATAA
- the sigW gene encoding RNA polymerase sigma factor SigW has translation MDDLVNKRVNEVLKGHQDAFEEIVTLFQHRLYQVCYRMLGNAQEAEDIAQEAFVRAYTNIHTYDQNRKFSTWLFRIATNLCIDRIRKKKPDYYLDAEVPGTEGLNMYSQIASPGELPEEQVEKMEMQERIHYEIGRLPDKYRSVIILRYIEELPLQEIGDILKLPLGTVKTRVHRGREALRKQMSNM, from the coding sequence TTGGATGATTTGGTTAATAAACGAGTAAATGAAGTTTTGAAAGGTCATCAGGACGCTTTTGAAGAGATTGTGACCCTATTTCAGCATCGTCTGTACCAGGTATGTTACAGGATGCTTGGCAACGCGCAGGAGGCGGAAGATATCGCCCAGGAAGCGTTTGTACGTGCCTATACAAATATCCATACGTACGATCAAAACCGGAAATTTTCAACATGGCTGTTTCGGATTGCGACTAATTTATGTATCGATCGTATTCGAAAAAAGAAACCGGATTATTATCTCGATGCGGAAGTCCCAGGTACAGAAGGGCTGAATATGTATTCACAAATTGCCTCCCCTGGTGAATTACCAGAGGAACAAGTCGAAAAAATGGAAATGCAGGAACGGATTCATTATGAAATAGGTAGGCTTCCAGATAAATATCGTTCAGTAATTATTTTAAGGTATATCGAGGAATTGCCATTGCAGGAAATTGGCGATATTTTGAAACTGCCATTAGGCACTGTAAAAACCCGTGTCCATCGTGGGCGGGAAGCACTGCGTAAGCAGATGAGTAATATGTAG
- a CDS encoding anti-sigma factor family protein: MNTCPEHIVHYMHAYLDGDISRAEERELKQHMDSCAQCKEIMNGLTESIAFIGSAAQIQAPNHFVDGVMARLPKEKSQAGFQRLLRKHPFFAAAAMFIILMSASLFSSYGNDQQFSVTKQPNLIVEGQTVLVPEGETVKGDIIVKNGTLRIEGQVDGNVTVIRGSKYMASTAIVTGKSEEIDKVFDWLWYKMKKTVTDIFPASTKDDPAVE; encoded by the coding sequence ATGAATACGTGTCCGGAACACATCGTTCATTATATGCACGCGTATTTAGACGGTGACATAAGCCGCGCTGAGGAGCGGGAGTTAAAGCAGCATATGGATAGCTGTGCGCAATGCAAGGAAATTATGAATGGACTAACTGAGTCGATTGCATTTATAGGTAGCGCAGCTCAAATACAGGCACCAAATCACTTTGTGGATGGTGTCATGGCGCGTCTTCCTAAGGAGAAATCCCAAGCAGGCTTCCAACGTTTGCTACGTAAGCATCCATTTTTTGCAGCAGCAGCGATGTTTATCATTCTAATGAGTGCATCACTCTTTTCAAGTTATGGCAATGACCAGCAATTTTCAGTAACCAAGCAACCTAATTTAATTGTCGAAGGCCAAACCGTACTCGTACCGGAAGGTGAAACTGTAAAAGGTGATATCATTGTGAAAAATGGTACACTGCGAATCGAAGGACAAGTGGATGGTAATGTCACTGTCATTCGAGGGTCTAAATATATGGCGTCGACGGCAATTGTAACAGGGAAGAGCGAGGAGATTGATAAAGTATTTGACTGGCTTTGGTATAAAATGAAAAAAACAGTAACAGATATTTTTCCAGCTTCCACAAAAGATGATCCGGCTGTAGAGTGA
- the cdaA gene encoding diadenylate cyclase CdaA yields the protein MPKWGELIDLSPVAALVNIVDVLLVWFVFYQLMKIIKGTKAVQLLKGILVIIIVRVMTDVFSLDTLRFLMDQVLPFGFLAIIIIFQPELRRALEQLGRGRLFARTNVQEEEERERLMGAITKSVSYMAKRRIGALISIEKETGLSEYIETGIPLHADITSELLINIFIPNTPLHDGAVIFQKNQIAAAGCYLPLSESSFISKELGTRHRAAIGLSEVTDAITVIVSEETGAVSITAAGDLDRNLSMEEFEARLRKVWFGSAPEQIEHSIWKWGRKNG from the coding sequence ATGCCCAAATGGGGAGAATTAATCGATCTGAGTCCAGTCGCGGCACTCGTTAATATAGTGGATGTGCTTCTCGTCTGGTTTGTTTTTTATCAACTGATGAAGATTATTAAAGGAACAAAAGCCGTCCAGTTGTTAAAAGGAATATTGGTTATTATTATCGTCCGTGTCATGACAGATGTATTTAGTCTCGATACCCTTCGATTTTTGATGGACCAAGTACTCCCCTTTGGCTTTTTAGCAATCATTATTATCTTCCAGCCCGAGCTAAGGCGTGCACTTGAGCAACTTGGTAGGGGACGTCTATTTGCGCGAACAAATGTACAAGAAGAGGAAGAAAGAGAGCGACTGATGGGCGCTATTACGAAGTCCGTGAGTTATATGGCAAAACGTCGAATTGGTGCACTTATTTCAATTGAAAAGGAAACGGGACTTAGTGAATATATCGAAACAGGGATCCCGTTACATGCAGATATAACATCTGAACTATTGATAAATATATTTATCCCGAATACACCGCTTCATGATGGTGCAGTGATTTTTCAAAAAAACCAAATTGCAGCTGCAGGATGCTACTTGCCATTGTCGGAGAGTTCATTTATCTCAAAAGAACTTGGGACACGACATCGGGCTGCAATTGGGCTGAGTGAAGTCACGGATGCGATTACGGTAATTGTATCGGAGGAAACAGGTGCTGTTAGTATTACAGCCGCTGGTGATTTAGATCGGAATTTAAGCATGGAGGAATTTGAGGCACGGTTACGTAAAGTATGGTTTGGTTCAGCGCCAGAGCAGATTGAACACTCCATTTGGAAGTGGGGGAGAAAAAATGGATAA
- a CDS encoding CdaR family protein: protein MDKLMDTPWFLRLTALFLAIVMFVSVNKAEEDNAVGDAQDVIRDIPVDVFYDNENLVVTGVPEKVDMAIDGPRNMVQSTKLLKDFTLKVDLRDLPLGRHIVEIKSENISEKLRVRIDPATVEVVIEEKITQTFRVDPELNERLLAEDFHVDRIDVVPKTIEVTGAKSVIESISFVKASVTGEKGINKSFEQQAGVRVLDRDLTKLNVTIVPEQVTVKVEVTEYNKEVPLVLRSRGVPSTGVSVDTITAEEKMIRLSGPRKVLDLIQEFNIDVDVSEVQGQGTLDVELKKPKGVTHMSLDKIEVKIEATVSESETDSDTDIEVEEAAPDVPADGEEVATKEFYDIPITVKGLDKKFVSSFVKPEAGLVALTVTAKQNVIDELEKSDFTVYIDATETIAEGEKILLVSVEGPPDVNWKLSDDEVTMHIELA, encoded by the coding sequence ATGGATAAATTAATGGATACCCCATGGTTTCTTCGACTTACAGCCCTGTTTCTTGCTATTGTTATGTTTGTTTCTGTCAATAAGGCAGAAGAGGATAATGCTGTCGGTGACGCGCAGGATGTCATCCGTGATATCCCAGTGGATGTCTTTTATGACAATGAAAATCTAGTTGTAACTGGTGTACCAGAAAAGGTTGATATGGCAATAGACGGGCCGAGAAATATGGTTCAATCGACAAAGTTGTTGAAGGATTTCACACTGAAAGTAGATTTACGGGATTTACCGTTGGGACGGCATATAGTTGAGATTAAATCTGAGAATATTTCTGAAAAATTACGGGTACGCATAGACCCGGCAACAGTTGAGGTTGTCATTGAAGAAAAAATCACACAAACCTTCAGAGTGGATCCGGAGTTAAATGAGCGTTTACTGGCTGAAGATTTCCATGTTGACAGAATAGATGTCGTTCCGAAAACAATCGAGGTGACAGGTGCGAAGAGTGTCATTGAATCGATTAGCTTTGTGAAAGCATCTGTCACTGGGGAAAAGGGGATCAATAAGTCGTTTGAACAGCAGGCGGGAGTTCGCGTGCTCGATAGGGATTTGACGAAATTGAATGTGACAATTGTTCCTGAGCAGGTAACTGTCAAAGTGGAAGTGACTGAATATAATAAAGAAGTCCCACTCGTATTGAGGAGTCGTGGCGTACCAAGTACGGGGGTCAGTGTCGATACGATAACGGCAGAGGAAAAAATGATTCGTCTGTCTGGACCGCGTAAAGTTTTGGATTTAATTCAAGAATTCAACATTGATGTGGATGTGTCTGAGGTGCAGGGGCAGGGAACATTGGATGTGGAATTGAAAAAACCAAAAGGTGTTACACATATGTCTTTGGATAAAATCGAAGTGAAAATAGAGGCAACAGTGTCTGAATCTGAAACAGATTCGGATACTGATATAGAGGTAGAGGAAGCCGCTCCGGACGTGCCGGCGGATGGCGAGGAAGTTGCAACGAAGGAATTTTACGACATTCCGATTACGGTAAAAGGGCTTGATAAAAAATTTGTTAGTTCATTTGTCAAGCCGGAAGCTGGATTGGTTGCACTCACTGTCACGGCAAAACAAAATGTGATTGATGAGTTAGAAAAATCTGATTTCACTGTCTATATTGATGCGACGGAGACGATAGCTGAAGGGGAAAAAATTCTCCTTGTTTCTGTAGAAGGTCCTCCAGATGTGAACTGGAAACTTTCAGATGATGAAGTAACGATGCATATTGAACTCGCCTGA
- the glmM gene encoding phosphoglucosamine mutase, translating to MTKYFGTDGVRGVANIELTPELAFKLGRVGGHVLTKEAQGKSQVLVGRDTRISGQMLENALIAGLLSTGIEVMTLGVISTPGVAYLTRVMNAQAGIMISASHNPVEDNGIKFFGADGYKLTDEQEEEIEQLLNAQEDTLSRPTGADVGSITEYFEGGHKYIQYLKQTVDEEFTGIHVALDCAHGATSPLATHLFADLDADLSTMGASPNGLNINDGVGSTHPEGLGKFVIEKGAHIGLAFDGDGDRLIAVDENGKVVDGDQIMYIIARHLHSEGRLKSSTVVSTIMSNLGFYKALEKYDIKSVATAVGDRYVVEEMRKNNYNLGGEQSGHIVFLDYNTTGDGLLTGLQLVNIMKRTGRKLSDLASEMTIYPQRLVNIRVTDKNAVTENVRVAEVIAEVEQEMAGDGRVLVRPSGTEPLVRVMVEASMEEDCERHVERIADVVRKEMGTE from the coding sequence ATGACAAAGTATTTCGGAACAGATGGTGTCCGTGGAGTTGCAAATATAGAATTGACGCCGGAGCTCGCTTTTAAGCTCGGTAGGGTCGGTGGTCATGTGCTAACGAAAGAGGCGCAAGGAAAGTCACAGGTACTTGTCGGTAGAGATACACGTATCTCTGGCCAGATGCTTGAAAACGCTTTGATAGCAGGACTTTTATCGACAGGTATCGAAGTAATGACGCTAGGAGTTATTAGTACACCGGGTGTTGCTTACCTGACTCGAGTGATGAATGCGCAGGCCGGCATCATGATTTCGGCTTCACATAATCCAGTCGAAGACAATGGTATCAAGTTTTTCGGTGCTGATGGCTATAAATTGACGGATGAGCAGGAAGAGGAAATTGAACAACTGCTAAACGCACAGGAAGATACGCTGTCACGTCCGACAGGGGCAGATGTTGGATCCATCACGGAATACTTTGAAGGCGGCCATAAATATATTCAATACCTTAAACAGACAGTTGATGAGGAATTCACGGGTATTCACGTGGCGTTGGACTGTGCGCATGGGGCAACATCGCCGCTTGCGACACATCTATTTGCGGATCTTGATGCAGACCTGTCAACGATGGGTGCTTCGCCAAATGGTTTGAACATCAATGACGGTGTTGGTTCGACCCATCCTGAAGGATTAGGTAAATTTGTTATCGAAAAAGGTGCTCATATCGGCTTAGCGTTTGATGGAGACGGTGATCGTCTGATTGCAGTTGATGAGAACGGTAAAGTGGTGGATGGCGATCAGATTATGTATATCATTGCCCGTCACCTCCATTCGGAAGGCCGATTGAAATCGAGTACAGTTGTTTCGACAATCATGAGTAATTTGGGCTTTTACAAAGCACTTGAAAAATATGATATAAAAAGTGTAGCAACAGCTGTCGGTGATCGCTATGTTGTGGAAGAAATGCGGAAAAACAATTATAATTTAGGCGGCGAGCAATCGGGTCATATTGTTTTCCTTGATTATAATACAACGGGGGATGGACTACTAACAGGCCTCCAACTAGTTAATATAATGAAGCGCACAGGACGAAAATTATCTGATCTTGCTAGTGAAATGACGATTTATCCACAAAGATTGGTTAATATTCGTGTAACCGATAAAAATGCAGTCACAGAGAATGTGCGAGTGGCGGAAGTCATTGCGGAAGTTGAACAGGAAATGGCTGGCGATGGCCGTGTACTAGTTCGTCCTTCAGGTACTGAGCCACTTGTTCGGGTCATGGTAGAAGCGTCAATGGAAGAGGATTGCGAACGCCACGTTGAACGGATTGCTGACGTTGTTCGTAAAGAAATGGGAACGGAATAA
- the pstA gene encoding phosphate ABC transporter permease PstA: MEQANSGGVTWRMNARLLLNNVAKFIFLLSTLFGLVILSVLIYRVVSQGIGWINMDFLTGKLSTQPERAGIMGAILGTAWLMFVVVPVTLFLGVGTALYLELYAKKGRLQALIQTNIANLAGVPSIVYGILGMTVFVRALHFGNIVLAGGLTMALLILPIVIVASQEAIRAVPNHLSEASYGMGATKWQTIKTTILPVALPGILTGAILSLSRAIGETAPLVVIGIPALLLPFPGGIFDKFTVLPMQIYYWTLDSSLVAEYANLAAATIIVLLVALLILNSTAIVIRNKFQKRF; this comes from the coding sequence ATGGAGCAAGCGAATAGCGGTGGCGTTACGTGGAGAATGAATGCCAGATTACTACTGAATAACGTGGCTAAATTCATTTTTCTATTATCCACACTTTTTGGTCTCGTTATCCTGTCCGTCTTAATCTATCGTGTCGTATCCCAGGGGATTGGCTGGATCAATATGGACTTTCTAACAGGTAAACTATCTACACAGCCTGAACGTGCTGGTATTATGGGTGCTATTCTCGGTACTGCCTGGTTAATGTTCGTTGTTGTCCCTGTCACCCTATTCTTAGGTGTTGGAACAGCACTTTACTTAGAACTATATGCGAAAAAAGGTCGACTACAGGCATTAATTCAAACAAATATCGCAAACTTAGCGGGCGTTCCATCTATTGTTTACGGGATTTTAGGAATGACTGTTTTTGTCAGAGCACTACATTTCGGTAATATTGTATTAGCAGGCGGCCTAACAATGGCGTTGCTTATTCTGCCAATTGTCATTGTCGCTAGTCAAGAAGCCATTCGTGCGGTACCCAATCATTTAAGTGAAGCTTCTTATGGAATGGGCGCTACTAAGTGGCAAACAATTAAAACAACCATATTACCTGTTGCGCTTCCTGGTATACTAACAGGCGCAATTTTATCATTATCACGTGCCATCGGTGAAACAGCACCATTGGTCGTCATCGGGATTCCCGCGTTATTACTTCCCTTCCCAGGAGGTATTTTCGACAAATTTACAGTACTACCGATGCAGATTTATTATTGGACACTTGACTCTTCATTAGTTGCAGAATATGCCAACCTAGCTGCTGCAACGATTATCGTCCTACTTGTAGCTTTACTCATCTTGAACTCGACAGCTATCGTAATCCGAAATAAATTTCAAAAAAGATTTTAA
- the pstC gene encoding phosphate ABC transporter permease subunit PstC: MPTNNKDLNIRELIEQKRQSRNIKELFEKSIPFFLFLIASVSVLTTIGIIFTLLSETIEFFKRVPIVDFFTGTVLKPLSQTPEFGVLPLIMGTVTSSLIAMLVAVPIGLMTAIYLSEYASDRVRKVVKPLLEILAGVPTIVYGFFAFTFVTPILRELIPSLQATNILSPGIVMGVMIIPMIASLSEDAMSSVPQAMREGALGLGATKLEVTRKVVIPAALSGIIASFVLGISRAIGETMIVTIASGSTKNFTFDITQSMQTMTAYIVEVTGGDAATGSTVYYSLYAVAMTLFMFTLIMNIIARTVSRKFREEY, encoded by the coding sequence ATGCCCACGAACAATAAAGATCTCAATATACGGGAATTGATTGAACAAAAAAGACAATCTAGAAATATCAAAGAACTATTCGAAAAATCAATTCCTTTCTTTCTTTTTTTAATCGCATCCGTATCAGTTCTAACAACTATCGGGATTATCTTCACATTACTATCAGAAACGATTGAGTTTTTCAAACGTGTACCAATTGTCGATTTTTTCACTGGCACTGTGTTAAAACCATTAAGCCAGACGCCTGAATTCGGCGTGCTTCCACTCATCATGGGAACTGTTACTTCTTCGTTAATTGCCATGCTTGTTGCCGTGCCTATCGGACTGATGACAGCCATTTATTTGAGTGAATACGCATCAGATCGTGTAAGGAAAGTCGTGAAACCACTACTAGAGATTCTTGCAGGTGTTCCAACGATCGTCTATGGTTTCTTTGCGTTTACCTTTGTCACACCGATATTGCGTGAATTAATTCCCAGCCTACAGGCTACAAATATTCTAAGTCCCGGCATTGTCATGGGCGTTATGATCATTCCGATGATTGCCTCTTTATCAGAAGATGCAATGAGTTCTGTTCCACAAGCAATGCGTGAAGGAGCACTCGGTTTAGGTGCGACCAAGCTGGAAGTGACAAGAAAAGTCGTCATTCCTGCGGCTTTATCAGGTATCATCGCCTCTTTCGTATTAGGTATATCACGTGCAATTGGTGAAACTATGATTGTGACCATTGCAAGTGGTAGTACAAAGAATTTCACATTCGACATCACACAGTCTATGCAAACGATGACCGCTTATATTGTCGAAGTAACAGGCGGAGATGCGGCTACTGGATCGACTGTTTACTATAGTCTTTATGCAGTTGCCATGACACTGTTTATGTTCACACTCATTATGAATATCATTGCAAGAACTGTTTCTCGTAAATTTAGGGAGGAATATTAA